One Longimicrobiales bacterium DNA window includes the following coding sequences:
- the ispE gene encoding 4-(cytidine 5'-diphospho)-2-C-methyl-D-erythritol kinase, translating to MIRSASLLAPAKVNLLLQVLGRRADGFHEIRTEFQSVNFGDRVSVSLEGIGITLDVDGPDLGPLDENLAHRAAVEFAEVAGLSSGIRVRLEKHIPAGAGLGGGSSDASAVLRLLNHLTGHPLSIKTLMEIGAHLGSDVPFFLTNSPRARAFGRGDALRSLAPLPACAVTLLVPPTHVATGPAYEALGRGPVPEGDSQMDTNHADSWAEVIVRAKNDFEVVVSGLHTEVRRALDRLAAERHALVMLSGSGGACFALDPAAGVPVEAEVTADAADGWLLVKTSTLMTVPSVME from the coding sequence GTGATACGAAGTGCTTCCCTGCTCGCGCCCGCAAAGGTCAACCTTCTTCTGCAGGTACTCGGGCGCCGGGCGGACGGCTTCCATGAGATACGGACTGAGTTCCAGTCGGTGAACTTCGGCGACCGGGTCAGTGTTTCCCTGGAGGGAATCGGGATCACGTTGGACGTTGACGGGCCGGATCTCGGGCCTCTCGATGAAAACTTGGCGCACCGTGCGGCTGTGGAATTCGCGGAAGTGGCTGGACTCAGCAGTGGGATACGAGTGCGACTGGAGAAGCACATCCCGGCCGGGGCTGGCCTCGGCGGCGGGTCCTCTGACGCATCCGCCGTTCTCCGTCTTCTCAATCATCTCACGGGTCATCCGCTGAGCATTAAGACGCTGATGGAAATTGGTGCGCATCTCGGATCTGACGTCCCGTTTTTTCTTACGAACAGCCCGCGCGCACGAGCTTTTGGAAGGGGCGATGCACTAAGGTCGCTTGCGCCGCTCCCGGCATGTGCGGTCACTCTGCTCGTGCCCCCCACGCACGTAGCGACTGGGCCCGCGTACGAAGCACTGGGAAGAGGGCCGGTCCCCGAAGGGGACTCACAGATGGATACGAATCATGCGGATTCGTGGGCCGAGGTGATCGTCCGGGCGAAGAACGATTTCGAGGTGGTGGTGTCCGGGCTTCACACCGAGGTTCGACGAGCTCTGGATCGGCTCGCGGCGGAACGTCATGCCCTCGTGATGCTGTCTGGGAGTGGAGGCGCTTGCTTCGCGCTCGATCCGGCGGCCGGGGTTCCGGTCGAGGCAGAAGTGACCGCGGACGCCGCCGACGGCTGGCTGTTGGTCAAGACGAGTACGCTGATGACGGTGCCTTCCGTCATGGAGTAA